AAGGAACTGGTGGCCTGCCGGTTCTCCTTTTGAAGTATGCGTTGGAGCGATTCTTACGCAGAATACTGCTTGGGCAAATGTGGCTAAGGCCATAGCAAACCTGAAAGAGGCCTCTGCGTTGGATCCATTGGCGATTTATCATTCGTCTCACGAGCAATTAGCTGCATGGATAAGACCGGCCGGTTACTACAACATAAAGGCAGTACGACTCAGGAATTTCATCAATTATCTTGTGGAACGCCATTCCGGCAGCCTGGATTCGCTGTTTTCTGACGATGTTCAGGTCTTGCGAACAAATCTCCTGAGTATCAAGGGTATCGGAAAAGAGACTGCA
The sequence above is a segment of the Desulfomonile tiedjei DSM 6799 genome. Coding sequences within it:
- a CDS encoding endonuclease III domain-containing protein, translating into MKKLLLSMYRQLVAVFGKRNWWPAGSPFEVCVGAILTQNTAWANVAKAIANLKEASALDPLAIYHSSHEQLAAWIRPAGYYNIKAVRLRNFINYLVERHSGSLDSLFSDDVQVLRTNLLSIKGIGKETADSMILYAAHKPIFVIDAYTGRVMKRHGIVPYSANYDVMQELFHENLPVDVELYNDFHAQFVALGHHYCKKVPLCHFCPLESSLPNGNPVIG